The following proteins come from a genomic window of Lachnoclostridium phytofermentans ISDg:
- a CDS encoding SGNH/GDSL hydrolase family protein has product MKTDKPVDKNMIGNETKVEENITWLTVEDCRLRLSGFAFYEEDHRLERVPSRLKSVFKEINPCLNELGVHTAGGQLSFRSNTSRVFIKAKITTAPNMVNMTPVAQCGFDCYIGDNPKDLKFFGITKFDTSASEYTCEVVSKLDTTKAKEFLIHFPLYAGVMEVEIGIDSNAVVEPPTPYEKEGKLIFYGTSITQGGCASRPGMAYTNYLARKLNLAHCNFGFSGNGLGEYEVAKMLSEIEQPLLYIIDYEANSGTNGRMVKSLDDFVHCLRESHKEVPILVVSRVPHMMDFLEESTTSLRNSLREFQRETVEKFRTLGDNAIYFLDGYTLWGDDFDEYTVDFIHPTDLGFYFMGKGLEPIIREILNKH; this is encoded by the coding sequence ATGAAAACTGATAAACCAGTGGATAAAAACATGATAGGGAATGAGACGAAGGTGGAAGAAAATATCACTTGGCTCACCGTAGAGGATTGTAGGCTTCGACTATCAGGTTTTGCATTTTATGAGGAAGATCATAGGTTAGAACGAGTTCCTAGCAGATTAAAGAGTGTATTTAAAGAAATTAATCCATGTCTTAATGAGCTTGGCGTACATACAGCAGGTGGACAGTTGTCCTTTCGATCCAATACCTCCAGAGTTTTTATTAAAGCGAAGATAACCACAGCACCCAATATGGTGAATATGACACCAGTTGCTCAATGTGGATTTGATTGTTATATCGGAGATAACCCTAAAGATTTAAAGTTCTTTGGTATTACAAAGTTTGACACATCAGCGAGTGAGTATACTTGTGAGGTTGTATCAAAACTGGATACAACAAAAGCAAAAGAATTTTTAATTCATTTTCCACTCTATGCAGGAGTGATGGAAGTGGAAATAGGAATTGATAGTAATGCAGTAGTAGAACCTCCTACTCCATATGAAAAAGAAGGCAAACTTATTTTTTATGGAACTAGCATAACACAGGGAGGTTGTGCAAGTAGACCAGGAATGGCATACACAAATTATTTGGCAAGAAAGCTTAATTTAGCACATTGTAACTTTGGTTTCTCCGGAAACGGTTTAGGGGAATATGAGGTTGCAAAGATGCTTTCTGAAATAGAGCAACCGCTTCTATATATCATTGATTATGAAGCAAATTCCGGAACGAATGGAAGAATGGTAAAATCACTTGATGACTTTGTTCATTGCCTTAGAGAAAGTCACAAAGAGGTGCCTATCTTAGTCGTATCCAGAGTCCCTCATATGATGGATTTTCTGGAGGAATCAACTACCTCCTTAAGAAATAGCTTAAGAGAGTTTCAAAGAGAAACGGTTGAAAAATTTAGAACACTTGGTGATAACGCTATTTATTTTTTAGATGGGTATACACTTTGGGGTGATGACTTTGATGAGTACACCGTTGATTTTATACATCCAACTGATTTAGGATTTTATTTTATGGGAAAAGGGTTGGAACCTATCATACGAGAAATACTGAATAAACATTAA
- a CDS encoding ROK family protein — MKIIALDIGGTAIKYAYFDGDDLIFDDVRPSEASLGGDKVLENIISIITEIGNQHSYDTIGISTAGQVDSINGTIVYANDNIPNYTGMELKKILEDKFKVPVSVENDVNAAAIGEAIYGAGKGENDFLCLTYGTGIGGAIFLNQKLYKGAQGVAAEMGHMMIHPGGLPCGCGSFGCYEQYASTTALIRTAKAHSPEFYNGKAIFSAFDHDSKDAKRLIDQWVKEISYGLVNLIYIFNPSLIVLGGGIMTQPYIINKLNQIIKESTMPSFHGVRVTLASLGNLAGVYGMKAITSKEYQEK, encoded by the coding sequence ATGAAAATTATCGCACTTGATATTGGCGGTACCGCTATCAAATATGCCTACTTTGATGGAGATGATTTGATCTTTGATGACGTACGACCTTCCGAAGCTTCGCTTGGTGGTGATAAGGTATTAGAAAACATTATTTCCATCATTACGGAGATTGGTAATCAGCATTCTTATGATACCATTGGTATCAGCACCGCAGGTCAGGTAGACTCTATAAATGGAACAATCGTTTACGCAAATGATAATATTCCGAACTATACCGGGATGGAATTAAAGAAAATTCTAGAAGATAAATTTAAGGTTCCAGTTAGCGTTGAAAATGATGTCAATGCTGCAGCTATAGGAGAAGCTATCTATGGCGCCGGAAAAGGAGAGAATGACTTTCTATGCCTAACATATGGCACAGGAATTGGTGGTGCTATCTTTTTAAATCAAAAGCTTTATAAGGGAGCGCAAGGTGTTGCAGCTGAAATGGGTCATATGATGATTCACCCTGGTGGCTTACCATGTGGCTGCGGCTCCTTTGGTTGTTATGAGCAATATGCTTCCACCACAGCTCTTATTCGAACAGCGAAAGCACATAGCCCTGAGTTTTATAATGGTAAGGCTATTTTTTCTGCCTTTGACCACGATAGTAAAGATGCAAAAAGACTCATTGACCAATGGGTAAAAGAAATCAGCTATGGATTGGTTAATTTGATTTATATCTTTAACCCTTCCTTAATAGTTCTTGGTGGTGGAATTATGACTCAACCTTATATCATCAATAAACTAAATCAAATCATTAAGGAAAGTACGATGCCAAGCTTTCATGGTGTTAGGGTAACCCTAGCCTCCTTGGGTAATCTCGCAGGAGTATATGGCATGAAGGCGATTACATCAAAAGAGTATCAGGAAAAATGA